The genomic region tctgaaaaaacattaaaaaggaTTAAGATGGAAAACAATTTTGGATCAGCCACTAATTTCTGTAacaaaaaaatcagaaataacatGAAAATTACAGATTTTCTATAATCATTTCAGAAAGTCTTACTTAAAGCCTTACAGGTAGTAACTTGCAAACCTGACTTGGGGTAATATAGCTTGTTTCAGGATTGCTCAACCCTTCCCATGATTTGCAAAGGGGACATGGCTTCTAATACTATTGAAAGCAAATCACCTGTTCCGGATTGGCTAAGCAAAGGGAACTTATTCTTAAATAGTACAAGCATAGAGCTGAAAACTAACACTGGTGGGAACTTTGATTTTAAACTGTATGATATAATATGGGCTTTTAATTCACTTGAAATAAATATTGCTTTTTGTTTACTTTTACTTTGTTACACAAGCTGTTTCTTGTACACTGTACAATTTACTTGCAAGGCTGgtaaacacatttttaaactatttaaaacAAAGTGTACCAATACACACCAAATGAGAAATCATTTCTGAAGATATGTGCCACCAATCTACATGCAACTACAAAATACATACATGTTATGTGCACATGGGATGCAGACAAGAGCACAATGTGTGTTATGTGCCACCAATCTACATGCAACTACATAATACATACATGTTATGTGCACATGGGATGCAGACAAGAGCACAATGTGTGTTATGTGCCACCAATCTACATGCAACTACATAATACATACATGTTATGTGCACATGGGATGCAGACAAGAGCACAATGTGTGTTATGTGCCACCAATCTACATGCATCTACAAAATACATACATGTTATGTGCACATGGAATGCAGACAAGAGCACAATGTGTGTTATGTGCCACCAATCTACATGCAACTACATAATACATACATGTTATGTGCACATGGGATGCAGACAAGAGCACAATGTGTGTTATGTGCCACCAATCTACATGCAACTACATAATACATACATGTTATGTGCACATGGAATGCAGACAAGAGCACAATGTGTGTTATGTGCCACCAATCTACATGCAACTACATAATACATACATGTTATGTGCACATGGGATGCAGACAAGAGCACAATGTGTGTTGAGGTTGAGAACTAGGAGCCAGATTAAAAAGTAATTGAGGGTCACATTGTGGCTATTGGATTTAGGTTGGACAAATCCTTCTTTAAATTAGCAGgctgtgatattaaagggacatgaaacccaattttttttctttcatgattcagatagagcatggctttttaaacaactttctaatttacttctattattacattttctttgttctcttggtatcctttgttgcaaagcagggatgtaagctcaggcgcGTATaggtatctgcagcactatatagcagcagttttgcaagaatgttatccatttgtaagagcactagatggcaagtagtgctccagaaacctacctagggatctcttcaacaaagaatgccattagaacaaagcaaatttgataacagaagcaaactggaaacttaaaacaaaattgcatgctctgtctgagtcccaaaagaacatttttgggttacatatccctttaagactctaATAAAATACACATTGGTCCATTGTAAATATTGTGTACAGCAATCACAGCATTCTATGTGACTTATATGGTCATCATACTATACAAAAAGCTATAGACAAAATCAAATCAAACTAAAAATGCAGTTTGTGTTGAATTAATGAGCTAGACATTTTTAAGTTTGGCTACCAACATTTCCAACTAATATGTTCTCTTTTGTTAATATGAGCTCTGGTTAGTTTTGTTGTTTAATAGGATCAACTTTCTAATGAATACAGTCACTGTCATCTTGACTCACTTTTAGTTGGACTTTCTTTGAATCAATAGGTTATATTGGCTGTTATTTGGCATTTTGTGAAGGgattatcttggctcctaagaCATGTTTGCTTTATAAGTTTGTCACGAACCATAGCCTTGCAGTGTTGCTTTCCAGCTCAGCGTTTCTTGGCACTGTTCTGACAACAACATGTTTAAGTAATTAGCTATGCCTCTTGAAACAGATTTGATTTTTATGAAATAATCTGCTCTATTTCTAGATATTTGATTTTGTGACTTATTTAAAGCATAGTTGTCAACTCCCAGCATGGTTAGTAAAAAGTAAAGCATTTGTAACAGCAAATAATTATATTGTTCTTCTTTGCATTACGTTTAAAATTTGGAACACAATGATATCCATGGCTTTAAAAATACATTTCACCCAAATATATATGATTACTTTGTATTTGTATTGATATTAAATTCACTGctatcagaaagtgtaaatatgttCATTTCCCAAGTAACCTATTAAATTAATTTGGGGCCTATAAATAAGTGATCCTTAAGTTTAATGCAATATATTACATTTTAGCCCAGGGAAGAATCCCTTATttcattacattatttttgtttatgtttatctgaTCTGTTTGATCTTTATCTAAATTGCaagttttaaattgtattaatatttaatatatagaaaaatacatttgaaattaaaaaaataagtcaattccttttaaaaatataatgcatTAGAACGTTTAACTATACAGTAATGTATGAAAGGCAAGGATATGTCTGCTATAGAAATGTAGTTATTTTCTTCACAATATAAGAACATTCAGAATGCCCAGCTAGCTAAACTAGAATGTTTTTGTGCACCAATTAATCAATATAGTTAGTATGCATTATACCTTTTTATTACAGACTATAAAGACTTTCTTAAAATAACATCATATAAGCCTTCCTTCATCTTTATGttacgatttttttatttttttattattatttaaatattgtcAATCTCAGATGTTTAAACATAGTTGAGAAAAAGtgttaattatttaaaaatgtggAATAAGCACTTATTCATATGGGTCATTAAAAGGAGAAAGTATGAATCATTTGAGTGTGGGTGCTGCCTATTTCTTTACAACAATCAACTTGACTTAAAAGGAAACTGCTCTCTGAGTAACCTGCAGAGCATATTTTTTATGTATCTAGATTTGCAGATTGACCTTTGTAACCAGATTCACCGTAAACAAAACCATCCATATATTCAGATGGTCAGGTCTGGGTATTTAGGGTCCAGGTGCAAACATTTGTCATGCTGGTGTGTTGGTATGTAACATTCAGAGATAGGCTCAGAAGGTGCAGTACAGTATGAGTAGGAAAGTAAACAGCCCCCTACAATAAGGAAAAATCCCCCAAACCATCCCATGAACAATGCTTCCCCAAACTCCCATCTAGGGACAATTTCTGGGATAGATTCATCCCAAAATTCCTGAACAGTATCATATGCTACCCAGGAGACAGGAACTAGAGCACTCAATCCTGAAGTCCAAAGCAGTATTCCTCCAAGAAGTAAAAGGCGGCTTTTCAGCTCCTGTTTTTCTTGTCCAATTTTCACACAGTCCAAACCAAGAACAACAATTAGGAGACCGACAATCCCTGAGCCATTGGATAGGAACATTAAAATCCTTGAAATCCTTAGTTCAGAAGGCAGAGCCAAAAAAGAATCATAATCCTTACACTGCATCCCTCCTTCCTCTTGAACAACACAAGCCTGCCAAAGACCCATAGTCCAGTTTTCTAACTCATTTAAATCTAAGTTCAGGTTTTTCCACAGAGGTACATAGGTAGTGACGCAAGAAAGAATCCATCCGGCCAAAGATAACAAAACACCTCCAAATTGTATATTAGTTCTTTTAGCCAACACCATTTTTTGTTTCTTAATAGTTTTGTAATATGTACACCCCTGCAGCTATTTTGTGTCTTGGGGCTGATAGTGAACTAATAATCTTGCCTCACAGTTTTGTGGTATATAAGCTTTTCACATTAACCCTTCAAACTCTTTGAAATGAGGGTTTGTTCATCTTAGAGATTGTGTTTCatatacaaaggaaaaaaaatgttttactgcaaTGAGTTAAGTTTATGATAAGCATTTGATCTGTTACCTTTCAATTTGCTGAGTAAAATTATACTCCAATGCCTGATGATTACAAGCCTGTGGCTGAACAAAGAAGGCTCTATGACCCCTCACCCTAAAACACAACAGTAATCATTGTGCTTCAATATGGATTAATTAGATTTTAAATGGTGATAAAAGCCCTCTGTGTGTGTAACAGGACTTCATTGTAATAGTTGCATTTGAGATTCAGGCATGTAAAACTACATCTCATGTCAAATGAACATTCTTTTTTCcagaaatagtatttttaaatgtattcttataTGAAGTGTCTCATACATACAGAAGCATTTAGTAAAATAGTAACAAGAAATTGTcatcattgtttaaaaaaaaaataaaaatatcttaaagggacatgaaattcaaaattaaggGCATTTAGAGTTCTCAGTTTCGTCAGTACCATGAGGTTCCTCAAATCATTTTAGCTTGTGATCTGTTTAGCTCAGTATGCAGGGTCCTGGGTGCAAAGGAGAgaaacatacattacaatataattctccatgctggcaagttttttaATCAGTGGGCCCAGAGCTTTTTctgtttacttttgttatcaaatttaatttgttctattggtatcctttattgaaaagcattcctaggtaggctcagcagcagcaatgcactagtggtaaGTGTGCCTaatcatatgcctcttgtcattggctcaccagttctGTTCAACATAGTCCCTGCAGTAAATTGCTGCTCAGACGTTTACttcatctatgtgtttaactcatattCAGGAgtcaaacacagttatatacaagcaatattacaataatacaatgctctaacatgaTACAGCTTTCACTTTTAGTGTTTTTATTCCCCTTAAAGTTAAATATGGCCTTAAACATTAACCAACATAAGCATTATTGCTGAACTGACACCTTGATAACCTTAATCCTGTTTAATTTTACtccttaaaacaataaaaaaggtgCAGTTAAcatgtaaattaaattacacataaaatgacaatataaaacaaaaatgaataatatttaaactactgatgAACTGGATGATAGGATTTAACAATTCATTTGTGCTTCAAAGCTTGTCACAAATCACACCCAAACAAATTTTCCCACGCAGTAAAAATTGCCTGATCTTGAGTCACTATTCCAATAGCACTTCAACTCAAATAAGTGTGGTGTAGATTAAAAGGGGTGTGCTAACGTTAGCGTAGGCGCAATATTAAAATATCATGTCCACGTTAACTTGCTTATTACAATTTGACAGTGAACGCGCCAACacgagtgcaaactaaatttgtgcttctcaggttagcgtgactgaagacctcatgtaaagggttagggctaaaaaaaagttgcattaaacacaacttaataacaataaaattaacagttacacttatatatatatttatatatatatatatacacactaataaaaattattcatataaatctttaaaaaaaaaagttaatggtttaaaggtatatggtttaTAACAAGGTATTTAAGTGGAAAtggctatatatactgtgtatatatatatatatatatatatatatatatatatacacatactgtatgcacacacacacatatatatattcctaaaaaaaaatatatatatatatatatatatatatatatatatatatatttgtgtgtatgtatagatatatatatatatatatatgtgtgtgtatttttgtatttatatatgtatatacatacatatattcacatataaacacatgtatatacatatacacacacacagatatatatatatatatatatatatatatatatatatatatatattataaataagaaaaatt from Bombina bombina isolate aBomBom1 chromosome 2, aBomBom1.pri, whole genome shotgun sequence harbors:
- the LOC128648199 gene encoding putative claudin-24; translation: MVLAKRTNIQFGGVLLSLAGWILSCVTTYVPLWKNLNLDLNELENWTMGLWQACVVQEEGGMQCKDYDSFLALPSELRISRILMFLSNGSGIVGLLIVVLGLDCVKIGQEKQELKSRLLLLGGILLWTSGLSALVPVSWVAYDTVQEFWDESIPEIVPRWEFGEALFMGWFGGFFLIVGGCLLSYSYCTAPSEPISECYIPTHQHDKCLHLDPKYPDLTI